A genome region from Arthrobacter sp. V1I9 includes the following:
- the tsf gene encoding translation elongation factor Ts, giving the protein MANYTAADIKALRERTGAGMMDVKKALDEANGDAEKAIEIIRIKGLKGATKREGRSTAEGLVAAKVSNGVGVMIEVNCETDFVAKADKFIQLADKVLAVAVESGAADLETLLATEVDGKPLSEVVVEEGAVLGEKVVVRRVSRVEGATVDAYLHKTSKDLPAQVGVLFAVDGEGEAAATAAHDVAVHIAAMAPNYLTREDVPSDLVESERRIAEETAKAEGKPEAALTKIVEGRVTGFYKGEVLVDQAFAKDAKKSVAQVLEEAGVKGTAFTRFRVGS; this is encoded by the coding sequence ATGGCGAACTACACTGCCGCGGACATCAAGGCCCTGCGCGAGCGCACCGGCGCCGGCATGATGGACGTCAAGAAGGCTCTTGACGAAGCCAACGGTGACGCCGAAAAGGCCATCGAAATCATCCGCATCAAGGGCCTCAAGGGCGCTACCAAGCGCGAGGGCCGCTCCACCGCTGAAGGCCTGGTGGCTGCCAAGGTCAGCAACGGCGTCGGCGTTATGATCGAGGTCAACTGCGAGACCGACTTCGTAGCCAAGGCTGACAAGTTCATCCAGCTGGCCGACAAGGTCCTGGCCGTTGCCGTCGAGTCCGGCGCAGCCGACCTCGAGACCCTGCTGGCCACCGAAGTTGACGGCAAGCCGCTCTCCGAGGTCGTCGTCGAAGAAGGCGCTGTCCTGGGTGAAAAGGTTGTTGTCCGCCGCGTTTCCCGCGTCGAGGGCGCAACGGTTGACGCTTACCTGCACAAGACCTCCAAGGACCTCCCGGCCCAGGTTGGCGTGCTGTTCGCTGTTGACGGTGAAGGCGAAGCCGCTGCCACCGCCGCCCACGATGTGGCAGTCCACATCGCTGCCATGGCCCCGAACTACCTGACCCGCGAAGACGTTCCGTCTGACCTGGTTGAGTCCGAGCGCCGCATCGCCGAAGAGACCGCAAAGGCAGAGGGCAAGCCCGAAGCCGCGCTCACCAAGATTGTGGAAGGCCGCGTAACCGGCTTCTACAAGGGTGAGGTCCTGGTTGACCAGGCATTCGCGAAGGACGCCAAGAAG
- the rpsB gene encoding 30S ribosomal protein S2, which yields MPVVTMRQLLDSGVHFGHQTRRWNPKMKRFIFTERNGIYIIDLQQSLSYIDRAYEFVKATVAHGGTVLFVGTKKQAQEAIAEQATRVGQPYVNQRWLGGMLTNFQTVAKRIQRMKELEEIDFDDVAGSAYTKKELLLLKRELTKLESNLGGIRNLTKAPSVLWIVDTKKEHLAVDEAKKLNIPVVAILDTNCDPDEVDFPIPGNDDAIRSVNLLTRVVADAVAEGLIARNNRATGTTEAPEEPLAEWERELLEGSKAEEAAAAAPSAPAEEVEAPAAAEEASPAEEAAAPAEDAK from the coding sequence ATGCCCGTCGTAACTATGCGCCAGCTGCTTGACAGCGGCGTCCACTTTGGACACCAGACCCGCCGTTGGAACCCGAAGATGAAGCGCTTCATCTTCACGGAGCGCAACGGCATCTACATCATTGACCTTCAGCAGTCGCTGTCCTACATCGACCGCGCCTACGAGTTCGTGAAGGCCACCGTTGCACACGGCGGCACCGTTCTCTTCGTCGGCACCAAGAAGCAGGCCCAGGAAGCAATTGCCGAGCAGGCAACCCGCGTTGGCCAGCCGTACGTGAACCAGCGTTGGCTCGGTGGTATGCTGACCAACTTCCAGACGGTCGCCAAGCGCATCCAGCGCATGAAGGAACTCGAAGAGATCGACTTCGACGACGTCGCCGGCTCCGCGTACACCAAGAAGGAGCTGCTGCTCCTCAAGCGCGAGCTCACCAAGCTCGAGTCCAACCTCGGCGGTATCCGCAACCTGACCAAGGCACCCTCCGTGCTCTGGATCGTGGACACCAAGAAGGAGCACCTCGCCGTTGACGAGGCCAAGAAGCTGAACATCCCGGTTGTGGCCATCCTGGACACCAACTGCGATCCGGACGAGGTCGACTTCCCGATTCCGGGCAACGACGACGCCATCCGCTCCGTGAACCTCCTGACCCGCGTTGTTGCCGACGCCGTTGCCGAGGGCCTCATCGCCCGCAACAACCGCGCCACCGGCACCACCGAAGCTCCGGAAGAGCCCCTTGCCGAGTGGGAGCGCGAACTCCTCGAAGGCAGCAAGGCTGAAGAAGCTGCTGCTGCCGCTCCTTCTGCTCCGGCAGAGGAAGTTGAAGCTCCGGCTGCTGCCGAGGAAGCTTCTCCGGCAGAAGAAGCTGCTGCTCCGGCTGAAGACGCCAAGTAA
- a CDS encoding M23 family metallopeptidase — translation MKPPVLLAALLLLPASLAPAGETLAFGPAPAAGEAAPSWQWPVSPRPPVLRNFDPPPKPWLSGHRGVDLGTAPDGAPVTSPAAGTVSFVGVVVDRPVITIDHGNGLRSSFEPVESSLAAGSAVDAGQVIGTLLPGHCPAASCVHWGVRRGEDYVNPLQFVMDLRPSILLPLSAPP, via the coding sequence ATGAAACCTCCGGTACTGCTCGCAGCCCTGCTCCTGCTGCCCGCTTCCCTTGCCCCCGCCGGGGAGACCCTTGCCTTCGGTCCGGCACCCGCCGCCGGGGAGGCCGCGCCCTCCTGGCAATGGCCGGTATCCCCCCGCCCGCCGGTTCTTCGGAACTTCGACCCGCCGCCCAAGCCGTGGCTCAGCGGCCATCGGGGCGTGGACCTTGGAACAGCGCCCGACGGCGCCCCGGTCACCTCGCCGGCGGCCGGAACCGTCAGCTTCGTGGGGGTTGTGGTGGACCGGCCGGTGATCACCATCGACCACGGCAACGGCCTGCGCAGCAGCTTTGAACCTGTGGAGAGCAGCCTGGCGGCCGGCAGTGCGGTGGACGCGGGCCAGGTAATCGGCACTCTTCTCCCGGGCCATTGCCCGGCCGCTTCCTGCGTGCACTGGGGCGTCCGGCGCGGCGAGGATTATGTGAATCCGCTGCAGTTTGTGATGGACCTGCGGCCATCCATCCTGCTGCCCCTAAGTGCACCGCCGTAG
- a CDS encoding acyl-CoA dehydrogenase family protein, which yields MSTPAADLTNLPYADGDFYSFEQLLSGKEQDRLAEIRDFLAREVRPIAVDFWNRGEFPMDLIPKLADIDLVSPVRRQGHSNLFAGLMHAEVTRADASISTFMGVHDGLFTGSIEALASQEQKDAWLPDIYALRKIGAFGLTEPLGGSDVAGGTRTTARREGGSWILNGAKRWIGNATFSDWVVIYARDLEDNQVKGFLVDTTLEGFRAEKIENKIALRTVQNADITLDNVVVPDFCKLAHANSFRDVNKVLKVTRLGVAWQAVGQQLAAFDVARRYAVERHQFGRPLASFQLVQSQLVQILGNTVSSMGMMVRLAQLEDAGAARDEQSALAKAFTTARMRESVAIGRNLLGGNGIVTDFEMAKIFADAEAIYSYEGTHEINTLVTGRAITGISAIV from the coding sequence ATGTCCACTCCTGCTGCCGACCTCACCAACCTGCCTTATGCCGACGGCGACTTCTATTCCTTCGAGCAGTTGCTGAGCGGAAAGGAGCAGGACCGGTTGGCGGAGATCAGGGATTTCCTGGCCCGCGAGGTGCGGCCCATCGCTGTCGACTTCTGGAACCGCGGCGAGTTCCCCATGGACCTGATTCCAAAGCTGGCGGACATCGACTTGGTCAGTCCGGTCCGGCGGCAGGGCCATTCCAACCTCTTTGCCGGCCTGATGCATGCCGAGGTGACGCGCGCTGACGCGTCCATCTCCACGTTTATGGGCGTCCACGACGGACTCTTCACCGGTTCCATCGAAGCGCTGGCGTCCCAGGAGCAAAAGGACGCCTGGCTGCCGGACATCTATGCGCTGAGGAAGATCGGGGCGTTCGGCCTGACCGAGCCCCTGGGCGGATCGGACGTAGCGGGTGGAACACGGACCACTGCGCGCCGCGAGGGTGGTTCATGGATCCTGAACGGGGCCAAGCGCTGGATTGGGAACGCCACCTTCTCTGACTGGGTGGTCATCTATGCGCGGGACCTTGAGGACAACCAGGTCAAGGGCTTCCTGGTGGACACCACGCTGGAGGGTTTCAGAGCGGAGAAGATCGAGAACAAGATCGCACTCCGCACTGTCCAGAACGCCGACATCACGCTGGACAACGTGGTGGTTCCGGACTTCTGCAAGCTCGCCCACGCCAACAGCTTCCGCGACGTCAACAAGGTCCTGAAAGTCACACGCCTCGGTGTGGCCTGGCAGGCCGTGGGCCAGCAGCTGGCCGCGTTCGACGTGGCCCGGCGCTACGCGGTGGAGCGCCACCAGTTCGGCCGGCCACTGGCGTCCTTCCAACTGGTCCAAAGCCAGCTGGTCCAGATCCTGGGCAACACCGTCAGCTCCATGGGAATGATGGTGAGGCTGGCACAGCTGGAGGATGCCGGCGCTGCCAGGGACGAGCAGTCCGCCCTGGCCAAGGCGTTCACCACGGCAAGGATGCGTGAAAGCGTTGCGATCGGCCGGAACCTCCTCGGCGGCAACGGCATCGTGACCGACTTTGAAATGGCCAAGATCTTCGCAGACGCTGAAGCCATCTACTCCTACGAGGGAACGCACGAAATCAACACCCTCGTCACCGGCCGCGCCATCACCGGTATCTCGGCGATCGTCTGA